The following proteins are co-located in the Lagenorhynchus albirostris chromosome 2, mLagAlb1.1, whole genome shotgun sequence genome:
- the BARHL2 gene encoding barH-like 2 homeobox protein: MQFQQKGNTLSQEVICLLDIPPAPRPAKSSIEQNRSSKRDFRNPRFRPSPGRRKRPFSTIILHLVTEAMPATQIHRVLKMSNAAHESFRPKLEQEDSKTKLDKREESQSDIKCHGTKEEGDREITSSRESPPVRAKKPRKARTAFSDHQLNQLERSFERQKYLSVQDRMDLAAALNLTDTQVKTWYQNRRTKWKRQTAVGLELLAEAGNYSALQRMFPSPYFYHPSLLGSMDSTTAAAAAAAMYSSMYRTPPAPHPQLQRPLVPRVLIHGLGPGGQPALNPLSNPIPGTPHPR; this comes from the exons ATGCAGTTCCAACAGAAAGGCAATACTTTGTCCCAGGAGGTCATCTGCCTCCTTgacatcccccccgccccccgcccagccAAGTCCTCAATAGAACAAAACCGTTCCTCGAAAAGAGACTTTCGAAACCCCAGATTTCGGCCCAGCCCTGGGAGACGTAAAAGACCATTTTCCACCATCATTCTGCACCTAGTCACGGAAGCGATGCCAGCCACTCAGATTCATAGGGTTCTTAAAATG AGCAACGCAGCACACGAGAGCTTCAGGCCAAAGCTCGAGCAGGAGGACAGCAAAACCAAACTCGACAAGCGGGAAGAGTCCCAGAGCGACATCAAATGCCACG GAACAAAGGAGGAAGGAGACCGGGAGATTACGAGTAGCCGAGAGAGTCCCCCTGTGAGAGCCAAAAAACCTCGCAAAGCCAGGACGGCTTTCTCCGACCACCAACTCAATCAACTGGAGCGTAGCTTTGAGCGACAGAAGTACCTGAGTGTGCAGGACCGCATGGACCTGGCAGCTGCGCTCAATCTCACTGACACCCAGGTCAAGACCTGGTACCAGAACCGCAG GACCAAGTGGAAGCGGCAGACTGCGGTGGGCCTGGAGCTGCTGGCCGAGGCAGGGAATTACTCGGCACTGCAGAGGATGTTTCCGTCGCCTTATTTCTACCACCCAAGCTTGCTGGGCAGCATGGACAGTACTACCGCCGCGGCGGCCGCCGCCGCCATGTACAGCAGCATGTACCGGACTCCTCCTGCACCCCATCCCCAGCTGCAGAGGCCCCTGGTGCCCCGAGTGCTCATCCacggcctggggcctgggggacAGCCGGCCCTCAATCCCCTGTCCAACCCCATCCCAGGCACCCCGCATCCCCGGTGA